GGAGGCGCATCAGCAGCGGGTGCGGCGGCTGAAGCGGGTACGGCGGATCCAGGGCGAGCTGCTGAGCGCGGCCAGGCACGAGGTGCTGGCGGCGCGCAGTGAGCCGGGGGCCGATCCCGAGGTGGTGGACCGGGTGCTGCGGCATTTGGACGTGCGTAGCCTGCGGTGACCTTTATGGCAGTCGTGTGAACGGACGAGGCATGTGCGGCGTCCCTTTGTAGGGTCGGATCATGGCTCGCAACGTTGTCATCAGTGGTGGCGGTACAGGAATCGGGCTCGCGGCGGCGCAGCTGTTCGCGGCGGACGGGGATCAGGTGCTGCTGCTCGGGCGGCGCGCCGAGGTGCTGGAGCAGGCCGGTGTGCCCGGGGCCCTCACCTATGCGGCGGATCTGAGCAAGCCGCGCGGCGTGCGGGGCGTGGAGCGGTTCGTGGCGTCGGAGTTCGGCACCGTGGACGTACTGATCCACAGCGCCGGAGGCGCCGGCTACCTGGAGCCCACGGTGGACAGCGACGAGCCCCTCGACGTCGTCCTGCACAACTGGACCCTCAACTTCGGCCTCAACACCCTGACCGCGGCCCTGCTCACCGAGGCGCTGAAGGACCGGCTCGCCGACCCCGGCGGGCGGGTGCTGTTCCTCAGCTCCATCGCCGCCTTCCGGGGGTCCGGCAGCGGGGCGTACGCGGCGTCCAAGGCGGCGCTGCATCCGTACGCCCATGATCTGGCCCGGCAGTTGGGGCCGCGCGGGATCACCGTGAACGTGGTCGCGCCCGGCTATGTCGAGGACACCGACTTCTTCGGCGACACGATGGACCAGGAGCGGCACGAGCGGCTCGTCGCGGAGACCTCGACCGGGCGGGCCGCCACGCCGGGGGACGTCGCCGCGACCCTGCACTGGCTGGCGTCGCACGCCGCCGGGCACATCACCTCGCAGATCATCCAGGTCAACGGCGGGGCCGAGCGCGGCCACTGAGCCGGTCAGGGCCGGTCGGGCCGCGCTGTCGGCTGATGGTCGTGCTGGTGGGTGCGGCGGGCCGGGACGCGGCCGGGCACGGCGCCGGGGACGGGGAAGCCGGGCGGCAGGGCCGCGTCCGTCGCGTTGACGCGCGGCAGCGCGTACGGGTGCTGCTCGGCCACCCAGCTGATGAGCTGCTCGCGCACCGTGACCCGTACCGTCCACAGGTCGTCCGCGTCCTTCGCCGTGACCAGGGCCCGCACCTCCATGGTGCTCGGTGTCGAGTCCGTGACGACCAGGCCGTAGTCGCGGCCGTCCCACGCCGGGCACGCGCGCAGGATGTCGCGGAGCCGCTCGCGCATCTTCTCCAACGGTGCCGAGTGGTCGAGGTGGAGGAAGACGGTGCCGGTCATCTGGGCACCACCGCGCGACCAGTTCTCGAAGGCCTTCGAGGTGAAGTACGACACGGGCATCGTGATCCGGCGTTCGTCCCATGTGCGCACCGTCAGGAACGTCAGCGTGATCTCCTCGACCGTGCCCCACTCGCCGTCCACCACGACCGTGTCCCCGAGGCGCACCATGTCCCCGAAGGCGATCTGGAACCCGGCGAACATGTTGCTCAGCGTGGACTGGGCCGCGACACCGGCGACGATGCCGAGGATGCCGGCCGAGGCCAGCAGCGAGGCGCCGGCGGCGCGGAACGCCGGGAACGTCAGCAGCATCGCCGCCACGGCCACCACGCCGACGACCGCCGACACCACGCGCGTGATCAACGTCACCTGGGTGCGCACCCGCCGGACCCGGGCCGGATCGCGGTGGACGCGGGCGTAGCGGCTGTACGTGGTCTCCACGACCGCCGCCGCGATACGGATCGCCAGCCAGGCCGCCGCCCCGATCAGCACCAGCGTCAGCAACCGGCCGACGGCGACCTTGTTCTCCTCCAGCAGCTTCGCCTCGTCGTACGCCCCTCTGAGCAGGGCCGCGCACAGGACGACCTGGTAGGGGACGCGGGCACGGCGCAGCAGACCCCACAGCGGCGTCTCGTTGTGCCGTTCGTCGGCCTTGCGCATCAGACGGTCGGTGGCCCACCCGATGATCAGGGTGAGCAGCACCGAGCCGCCGATCACGATCAGCGGTCGGAGTATGTTCTCCATCCCCCGAACGTAACCACCCGAGGGGGGTCATGAACATGTGCGCCGGTGAGGCGGTGGTCACGGCGCTGTCGTACCCGGCTGGCACCATGGCCTCATGAACATCATGCTCTTTCACTCGACCTATGGCCTCAGGCCCGCGGTGCGCCAGGCCGCGGACCGGCTGCGGGCCGCCGGACACGAGGTGTGGACGCCGGACCTCTTCGAGGGGCGCGCGTTCGAGACCGTCGAGGAAGGCATGGAGTACAACGACCGGATCGGCAAGGACGAGCTGCTGAAGCGAGCCGTGCTCGCCGCCGCGCCCTACTCGGAGCGAGGCCTGGTGTACGCCGGGTTCTCGCTCGGCGCCTCCATCGCGCAGACCCTCGCGCTCGGCGACGAGAAGGCGCGCGGGGTGCTGCTCCTGCACGGCACCTCGGACATCGCGGCGAACGCCTCGGTGGACGAGCTGCCGGTGCAGCTGCATGTCGCCGAGCCGGACCCGTTCGAGACGGACGACTGGCTGAGCGCCTGGTATCTGCAGATGGGCAGAGCGGGCGCCGACGTCGAGGTGTACAGATACGCCGGGGCGGGCCACCTCTTCACCGACCCCGACCTGCCGGACTACGACGAGGAGGCCGCCGAGGCCACCTGGCGGGTGGCGCTCGGCTTCCTCGAAACCCTCTAGGGGCTGTCAGGGGCCGTCAGGGGCTTTCAGACGGGGTCGTACGTCCGCTCGACCTTCTGCGTCCCGCTGCGGGTGCGGTACGAGCGCGCCCAGGAGGCGGTCGCGTCCTTCTTGGTCTTGTCGGACAGGACGTAGTAGTCCATCTGCGCCCGCTCGGCCGTGATGTCCAGGACGCCGTAGCCGTGGCGGTCGGTGTCGACCCAGTGGACGTGCCGGTTGGCGGCCTTGATGATCGGCGCTGCGATCGCGGAGAGCGTGCCCTCGGGGACCTTGACGATGTCGTCGAGGTTGTCCGAGGTGACCGAGGTGACGACGAACTCCGTGGCGGCGGAGGCGGACAGCGGATACGTACCGGCGTCCACCGGCACGTCGTTGGCCCACGCCATGTGGATGTCGCCGGTCAGGAACACGGTGTTGCGGATCGCGTTCGAGCGCAGGTGGGCGAGCAGCTCCCGGCGGTCGTCCGTGTAGCCGTCCCACTGGTCGGGGTTGAGGGCGAGGCCCTCCTGCGGCAGGCCCATCAGCTTGGCCAGCGGCTTGAGCAGGTCCGCGGTGAGGGAGCCGATCGCGAACGGCGAGATCATCACCGAGTTGCCGACCAGCCGCCAGGTGGTGTCGGAGGACTTCAGCCCCGCCTTCAGCCAGTCCAGTTGGGCTCGCCCGGTGAGCGTGCGGTCCGGGTCGTCGACCTCACCGTTGCCGACCTTCACCTGCTGCGAGCGGAAGGAGCGCAGGTCGAGCAGGGAGAGGTCGGCGAGCTTGCCGAAGCGCAGGCGGCGGTAGGTGGTGCCGGCGATCGCCGGGCGCACCGGCATCCACTCGAAGTAGGCCTGCTTGGCGGCGGCCTGACGCGCGGCCCAGGTGCCCTCGGCGCCCTCGGTGTGGTTCTCGGCGCCGCCCGACCAGGCGTCGTTGGCGATCTCGTGGTCGTCCCAGATCGCGATGACCGGCGCCTTCGTGTGCAGGGCCTGCAGATCCGGGTCCGTTTTGTACTTGCCGTGCCGGATGCGGTAGTCGGCGAGCGTGAGGATCTCGTGGGTGGGCGCGGTCTGGCGTACGACGGTGCCGCGCGTGCCGTACTCGCCGGTGCCGTACTCGTAGATGTAGTCGCCCAGGTGGAGCCAGGCGTCCAGGTCGCCGCGGGCCGCGAGATGGCGGTACGACGAGAAGTAACCGCCCTCCCAGTTGGCGCAGGAGACCACGCCGAAGCGCAGGCCCTCGACGGACGCGTTCGCCGTCGGCGCGGTGCGGGTACGCGCCGCCGGGGAGTCCGTGCCGCCCGCCGAGAAGCGGAACCAGTAGTCGGTGGCCGGCTCCAGGCCCCGTATGTCGGCCTTGACGGTGTGGTCGGAGGCGGCGGTCGCGGTGGTCGAGCCCTTGGCCACGATGTTCGTCAACGCCTTGTCCCGGGCGACGATCCAGCTGACCTCGGTGTCCGGGCCGAGCCCGGAGCCGGGTACGGCCTCGGCGGTCGGCGTCACCCGGGTCCACAGCAGGACGCCGTCGGGCAACGGGTCGCCGGAGGCGACACCGTGCAGGAAGGCGGGGGCCTGCTCGGCGGCCCGGGCGGGCAGCGCGGCGGCGAGCGGGCCGGCCAGGACAGCCGTCGCCGCCGCGGCCTTGACGACCGTACGGCGGCGAGGGGTAAGGGAGTTGAGCTGCTCTGGTGATCTGTATCGACTGGTCACAGCCGATCAGGTTACTGATCGGTATGAACAAGAGCGGGCGAACCTGTAAAAGTTCGCCCGCTTTTCGTGCAGAGGCCGACTTCCGGTTGGCGTCAGCCCTTGAGGGCCGCGTCCACCGCCTTGGTGAACTCAGCCGCCGTCCACGGCTGGTTGGGGTTGGAGGTCTTGAGCTGCGTGCCGTCCATGACGAAGCTCGGGGTCCCCGTCACGCCGTCCTTGTTGGTGTCGAAGCTCTTCGACATGGCCAGCGCCCAGGCGTCGTACGTGCCGTTCTTCACGGCGTTCTGGAACTTGGTGTTGTTCTTGAGGGCGGGGACGGTGTTCGCGACCTCGATGAGGTAGTCGTCGTCCTTGAACTTGTCGTCCGACTCCTCGGGGTGGTACTTCGCCGAGTAGAGCGCGGTCTTGTAGTCGAGGAACGCATCCGTGCTCACGTTCAGCGCGGCGCCCATGGCGCTCATCGCGTTCTTGGAGCCCTCGGCGTTGGCGCCGATCTTGCCGTCGTTCAGCTGGTCGCCGTCGAGGAACGTGCCGCCGATGAACTGGATCTTGTACTTGCCGGCCTCGATGTCCTTGTCGACGACCGAACCGGCGGCCTGCTCGAACGAGGCGCAGACGGGACAGCGCGGGTCCTCGTAGATCTTGAGGGTCTTCTTGGCGCTGTCCTTGCCGATGATGACGGTCGTGCCGTTCGTGCCCGTGGTGTGGGCCGGGGCGACGACCTTCTCGTCCTTCACCGCCTCCCAGTGGCTGGGCTTGCTGGCCTGGACGACGGCGTAACCTATGCCGCCCGCCGCCGCCAGGACGCCGACGACCGAGCAGGCGACGATGATCTGCCGCCTGACCTTCGACCGCTTGGCCTCGCGCTCGCGCTCGGCGCGCAGCCGCTCCCGGGCCGCCGTCTTCGCTGCCTGGCTGTTCCGCTTGCTCATGTTGGTGATCTCCATGGGGACACGCACACGTGTGTGTGCGGGATACGTATGGGTGGGCTGTGGTGCTCAGATGCCGTTCACGCGCAGGTGAAGGCGGGCGAGCACGGCGGTCCACGCCGTCCCAGGGAGTGCACGAGGAGGAGGCTGCGGGCGGTGCCCGTACGGCCGGCGGGGCGCGGCAGGCGGCGGGCCGGTGCGATCCGGCGCACCGTCACCGCGGCGACCGCCAGCAGCAGCGGGCGGAACGTGGTCGCCGTCACCGCGCTCAGCAGTTGCGCCAGGGCCCGCTCGCCGCGGCGCAGCCAGGCGGCGGCGAGGAGGCCGACCGAGACGTGCGCGCCGAGCAGCAGCCAGGCGGTGGCCGGGTCGGAGTGGGCGAGGAGACCGCCGAGCCTGTCGGGGTCGGAACCGGTGACCTGGGCCAGGGGGGCACCGACCTGGGCGCCGTCGCCGCACAGCACGTCCCAGCCGACCGAGGCCAGCGGGCCGGCGACCGGACCGCCCGCCTTGCCGTAACAGACGTGCTGGCCGGTGGTGAGGATCGTGTCGGCGGCCAGCTCCAGCGGGATCAGCAGGGCGGCGATCCGCCCGAAGCTGCGCTCGCGGCCGGCCAGGGCGTACGCGAGGACGAACATGGCGGCCGCGAGCAGGGCCACCGTGTTCAGCGGCAAGGGCGCCCGGGACAGCAGCACGTGCGACGCGGTGCTGAGCGTCACGACGAGTGACGTGAACAGCGCCGCGCGTACGGCTCGTAGCTGGGTCCCGGATATGTCCATAGCGGAGGAGAGTGTGTCACGTAGGCCTGTAAGAGACCCCTAAAGGGT
Above is a window of Streptomyces sp. DT2A-34 DNA encoding:
- a CDS encoding SDR family NAD(P)-dependent oxidoreductase — translated: MARNVVISGGGTGIGLAAAQLFAADGDQVLLLGRRAEVLEQAGVPGALTYAADLSKPRGVRGVERFVASEFGTVDVLIHSAGGAGYLEPTVDSDEPLDVVLHNWTLNFGLNTLTAALLTEALKDRLADPGGRVLFLSSIAAFRGSGSGAYAASKAALHPYAHDLARQLGPRGITVNVVAPGYVEDTDFFGDTMDQERHERLVAETSTGRAATPGDVAATLHWLASHAAGHITSQIIQVNGGAERGH
- a CDS encoding thioredoxin domain-containing protein; translation: MSKRNSQAAKTAARERLRAEREREAKRSKVRRQIIVACSVVGVLAAAGGIGYAVVQASKPSHWEAVKDEKVVAPAHTTGTNGTTVIIGKDSAKKTLKIYEDPRCPVCASFEQAAGSVVDKDIEAGKYKIQFIGGTFLDGDQLNDGKIGANAEGSKNAMSAMGAALNVSTDAFLDYKTALYSAKYHPEESDDKFKDDDYLIEVANTVPALKNNTKFQNAVKNGTYDAWALAMSKSFDTNKDGVTGTPSFVMDGTQLKTSNPNQPWTAAEFTKAVDAALKG
- a CDS encoding dienelactone hydrolase family protein: MNIMLFHSTYGLRPAVRQAADRLRAAGHEVWTPDLFEGRAFETVEEGMEYNDRIGKDELLKRAVLAAAPYSERGLVYAGFSLGASIAQTLALGDEKARGVLLLHGTSDIAANASVDELPVQLHVAEPDPFETDDWLSAWYLQMGRAGADVEVYRYAGAGHLFTDPDLPDYDEEAAEATWRVALGFLETL
- a CDS encoding alkaline phosphatase, producing MTSRYRSPEQLNSLTPRRRTVVKAAAATAVLAGPLAAALPARAAEQAPAFLHGVASGDPLPDGVLLWTRVTPTAEAVPGSGLGPDTEVSWIVARDKALTNIVAKGSTTATAASDHTVKADIRGLEPATDYWFRFSAGGTDSPAARTRTAPTANASVEGLRFGVVSCANWEGGYFSSYRHLAARGDLDAWLHLGDYIYEYGTGEYGTRGTVVRQTAPTHEILTLADYRIRHGKYKTDPDLQALHTKAPVIAIWDDHEIANDAWSGGAENHTEGAEGTWAARQAAAKQAYFEWMPVRPAIAGTTYRRLRFGKLADLSLLDLRSFRSQQVKVGNGEVDDPDRTLTGRAQLDWLKAGLKSSDTTWRLVGNSVMISPFAIGSLTADLLKPLAKLMGLPQEGLALNPDQWDGYTDDRRELLAHLRSNAIRNTVFLTGDIHMAWANDVPVDAGTYPLSASAATEFVVTSVTSDNLDDIVKVPEGTLSAIAAPIIKAANRHVHWVDTDRHGYGVLDITAERAQMDYYVLSDKTKKDATASWARSYRTRSGTQKVERTYDPV
- a CDS encoding mechanosensitive ion channel family protein, with the protein product MENILRPLIVIGGSVLLTLIIGWATDRLMRKADERHNETPLWGLLRRARVPYQVVLCAALLRGAYDEAKLLEENKVAVGRLLTLVLIGAAAWLAIRIAAAVVETTYSRYARVHRDPARVRRVRTQVTLITRVVSAVVGVVAVAAMLLTFPAFRAAGASLLASAGILGIVAGVAAQSTLSNMFAGFQIAFGDMVRLGDTVVVDGEWGTVEEITLTFLTVRTWDERRITMPVSYFTSKAFENWSRGGAQMTGTVFLHLDHSAPLEKMRERLRDILRACPAWDGRDYGLVVTDSTPSTMEVRALVTAKDADDLWTVRVTVREQLISWVAEQHPYALPRVNATDAALPPGFPVPGAVPGRVPARRTHQHDHQPTARPDRP